The region ACGTTCCCACGGGGTGAAGCCGAGACGGTACATCCGCGCGTATTTCGTCATGCCCTCACGGTAAAACGGCCTTCCGGCGGGGCGCCGTCACCCCCCGGACGCCGGACCCGCCGCAGGTGGGGGCGCCGCCCTGCCGTCGCCGACGGCCCGGAACAGCCCCGGCTCCACCTCGGCGACCCGCCCCTGCGCCGCCAGCACCTCCAGGTGCTGCACCGCGGTCCGGCGCTCCACCGGGTCCACGTGCGGCCCCTCGACGTGCGGGCGGTAGACCAGCCGGTGCGCGACGATGTCCTCCAGGGTCCGGGGCACGGCGAGGAGGTCCAGCAGAGCGGCACTGCGCCGGTCCACCACCCCGGCGTAGGCGTCGAGCCTGCGCCGGAACTCCCCGGCGCCCTCGACCACGCCCTTGTGGTGCCCGGTGCCGTACCACCGCGCCTCGATCTCCCGGCAGCGGCGCATCGACGCCTCGAAGTCCGTCAGGCTGCTGCCGGCGTCCCCGTAGAAGGGGCCGAACGAGCTCAGGTCGATGTCCGCCACGAACAGGAACCCGTCCGGCTCGACCAGGAAACCGCAGTGGCCCGCGGTGTGGCCGGGCAGGTGCACGGCCGTCACGGTGCATCCGCCCAGGTCGAACACGGTGCCGTCCCCGAACCCGGTCGCATCGGGGCGCTCGCGCACGTGGAACCGTTCCCGGTAGTCCTTCTCGACGGCGGCCGCCGCCTCGGGACCCAGGCCCAGCCCGGCGATCAGCTTCTCGGGGGAACGCACCCCTTCGAGGTCGTGTTCGTGGACGCCGACCAGGGCGCTGTGGTCCGCCAGGCCCGCCATGTGGTCCTCGTGCGCGTGGCTCACCAGGACCAGGTCCGCGGGCGGCGGGGAGCCGACCAGGGAGAGCGACGGGTCGATGAGCACCGTCGACTCCGTGCCGCGCACCAGCAGCGAGTTCGCGTAGGGGTAGGCGCCGCGTTCGGCGCCGACGAGCACTCGGACTCGTCCGTGGTCCACCGCCGTGTACCCCGTGGTGTGCGCGTCCGTCATCTCGGCCCTTCGTCGGAGGAGTCCTCCCCGGCGCGGGAGCCGAGGAAGCGCAGGCCGTCGACGACGGTCCCGGCCTCGATCTCCCGCAGCGTCCACGCGTGCGGGGAGTGGTCGTCGGCGGCGACACCGTCGTGTTCGAGCAGCAGCGCGAGCAGGGGGAGGAGTTCGGCCGGGCCCTCGACGCGCCTGGAGACGTCCACCTGGAGCGCCCAGTCGGGATGGCGGCCGAGCGCGGCGTCGATCCGCGCCACCTCCTCCGGCTCCCAGTCGCCGAACAGCAGGCCGGCCGGCTCGTCGTCGATGTGGGCGTAGAGGACGTCCGGCACGACCCACGTGCCGCCGGACCGGGGCAGGTGCCGGTCGAGCAGGGCGGCGGTCTCCTCACGTCCGGTGCCGGGGAACACGAACACGGTGCGCATCGCCGCAGTCTAGGAGGTGCCCCCTGCGGCGGACCGGGGCGGGGGCGGGGGTCGGCCCCGGACGGCGGCCCGGGGAGGGGCCGGTCGACCACGGCGTGCCCGCCGTGCCGCGCCCCCGCGCACCGGCGCCCGCGGCGCCGACCCGCCGAGGCGGGCTGGCGCCGCGGGCCGTCGGCTCCGCGGTCCGCGACCGCTCAGCCGCGGTCGACCACGATCTGACCGTCGGGCGCGCTCTGACCGGCCGCGCCGCCGCCGTAGTTGGCCTCGACCCGGGACCGCTCGGAGGCGTTCGGGTTGGGGTTGGTGCAGCTCACGCCACCGGTGGAGCCCGACATCAGCGACGAGCACGGACCGGGCTTGGCGTCGGGCAGCCCCAGGCTGTGGCCGAGCTCGTGGGCGGCGATGCGCACCGCGTCGTAGCCCTGCGCGGTGCCCTGGCGGCCCATCCAGACGGTGACCTGCCCGCCGGGCCGCACCGGGCCCAGGTGGGCCCGGGGCCAGCCGTCGTCGGCGATGACGCGGATCTCGGCGCGCCGTCCGGCGGGGGCCGGCTCCAGGCGGACGTTGCCGACGCTGGAGTTCCACACGTTCACGGCCGCCGCGACGGCGGAGGTGTACTCCGCGGCCTGGCTGGAGTCGTAGTACAGGACGGTCTGGGCCGCGGGCCGGACCTGCTCCGCGGTCGGGGCGTGGACGGGCGCGGCGCCGGCGGGCGCGACGCCCACCAGCGTCATCGCCAGAGCACTCAGGGTGATGAGCAGGGGCGTGAGGATACGTCTCAGCATGCGGGGGCTCCCGGGGGTGAGGGTGCTGAACTGATCGGTGACCCGGTGGGGTCGGGGCGATGCTATGCGTAGCGCCCCGTCCTCACAAGGAGTGCAGAACGACCATTCGCGAACACCGCGCCCCCGCGCCGGGAGCTCCCGCCCTCACCAGGGGACGGCCCCCGCCTCGTCGAAGAACCCGCCGCGCGGCCCGTCGTCGGGCAGGGTCGCGAGCCGGACCGCGATCGCGGCCCCCTGCTCGGGGGTCCGCGAGCCGTTGAACCCCGTGAAGTCCGTGGCCACGTATCCGGGGCAGGCCGCGTTGACGATGATGCCGGTGTCGGCGAACCGGCGGGCGTACTGGACCGTGACGGCGTTGAGCATGGTCTTGGACGGCGCGTACGCCGCCAGCACCGGCCCCGTTCGCAGGGCCAGCGACCCCATGTTGCTCGACATGTTGACGATCCGCGGCGCGTCCGAGCGGCGCAGCAGCGGCAGCATCGCGTTGGTGACCCGGACCACCCCGAACACGTTGGTCTCCAGCACGGTGCGCACGACGTCCAGGTCCAGCGTCGTCGGGTCCTGCCCGCCGCCGTCGGAGCGGCCGGCGATGCCCGCGTTGTTGACGAGTACGTCCAGGCGCCCCGCCTCCTCTTCGACGGCCTCCGCCGCCGCGGCGACGCCCTCGTCGGAGGTGACGTCCAGCGCGACCCCGAACGCGTCGACGCCCTCGGAGCGCAGCCGCTCCACCGCCGCCCCGCGCCGCCCGTCGTCGCGCGCCCCCACCGCGACCCGGAACCCGACCTGTCCGAGGCCCCGTGCGATGGCGAGGCCGATTCCCTTGTTCGCGCCGGTGACCAGCGCGGTCTTCGTGTCGTTCACGGGTCCCATCCTCGGGGGGCCGCGAGCCCGGCGTCCAAGACCGAGTGGGTCCACTGTGATACCCGCCGGGTATCGGCCGGTAGTCTGCCGGCGTGGACCATCTCGAGACCCGCGAGCTGCGGTACTTCGTCGCCGTCGCCGAAGAGCTGCATTTCGGGCGCGCCGCCGAGCGGCTCGGGATCGCACAGCCCCCGCTGTCCCGTGCGATCCGCCGGCTCGAACACCGGCTCGGCGTCCGGCTCCTCGACCGGGACCGGCGCCGCGTGGATCTCACCCCCGCGGGCGCGGTGCTGCTCCGGGAGGCCCGGTCGGCCCTCGACGCGGTCGAGGCCGCCGTCCACCGGACACGGCGCGCCGGGGATCCGAAGCGGCCGCTGGTGCTCGCGACCAAGGCCGGCGCCTCCCACGAACTGCTGCGGAGCCTCCTCGACCGGGCGGCCGGGGAGCCCGGCGCCGCGCCGGTCGACGTCCTGCTGTGCGAGGTCGGTGAACAGGCGGGCCTGCTGCGCAGCGGACGCGCCGACGTGGCGCT is a window of Nocardiopsis changdeensis DNA encoding:
- a CDS encoding MBL fold metallo-hydrolase, producing MTDAHTTGYTAVDHGRVRVLVGAERGAYPYANSLLVRGTESTVLIDPSLSLVGSPPPADLVLVSHAHEDHMAGLADHSALVGVHEHDLEGVRSPEKLIAGLGLGPEAAAAVEKDYRERFHVRERPDATGFGDGTVFDLGGCTVTAVHLPGHTAGHCGFLVEPDGFLFVADIDLSSFGPFYGDAGSSLTDFEASMRRCREIEARWYGTGHHKGVVEGAGEFRRRLDAYAGVVDRRSAALLDLLAVPRTLEDIVAHRLVYRPHVEGPHVDPVERRTAVQHLEVLAAQGRVAEVEPGLFRAVGDGRAAPPPAAGPASGG
- a CDS encoding snapalysin family zinc-dependent metalloprotease, which produces MLRRILTPLLITLSALAMTLVGVAPAGAAPVHAPTAEQVRPAAQTVLYYDSSQAAEYTSAVAAAVNVWNSSVGNVRLEPAPAGRRAEIRVIADDGWPRAHLGPVRPGGQVTVWMGRQGTAQGYDAVRIAAHELGHSLGLPDAKPGPCSSLMSGSTGGVSCTNPNPNASERSRVEANYGGGAAGQSAPDGQIVVDRG
- a CDS encoding SDR family oxidoreductase, encoding MGPVNDTKTALVTGANKGIGLAIARGLGQVGFRVAVGARDDGRRGAAVERLRSEGVDAFGVALDVTSDEGVAAAAEAVEEEAGRLDVLVNNAGIAGRSDGGGQDPTTLDLDVVRTVLETNVFGVVRVTNAMLPLLRRSDAPRIVNMSSNMGSLALRTGPVLAAYAPSKTMLNAVTVQYARRFADTGIIVNAACPGYVATDFTGFNGSRTPEQGAAIAVRLATLPDDGPRGGFFDEAGAVPW
- a CDS encoding LysR family transcriptional regulator, with the protein product MDHLETRELRYFVAVAEELHFGRAAERLGIAQPPLSRAIRRLEHRLGVRLLDRDRRRVDLTPAGAVLLREARSALDAVEAAVHRTRRAGDPKRPLVLATKAGASHELLRSLLDRAAGEPGAAPVDVLLCEVGEQAGLLRSGRADVALMHRPFDDLAGFDTEDLHTEGQVAILPADHPLASHERLTLAQVQDVPGLPIARWPRLDGSYPDGPGPKVGTQAQLAQLVALGRTLLVIPASSRAWQWPEHVAVPVVDAPEVTTVIAWPPHSRSRAVAALVRTAAGLHGAPLPVSSD